One Chroococcidiopsis sp. TS-821 genomic window carries:
- a CDS encoding chlorophyll a/b-binding protein — translation MQDTTKITPPIVDDRNAWRYGFTPQAELWNGRLAMIGFLAAILIELFSGQGFLHYWGIM, via the coding sequence ATGCAAGACACAACAAAAATTACACCTCCTATCGTGGACGATCGCAACGCTTGGCGCTATGGCTTCACTCCCCAAGCAGAACTTTGGAATGGTCGTTTGGCAATGATTGGTTTCTTAGCCGCAATTTTAATTGAACTATTCTCTGGTCAAGGATTTCTTCACTACTGGGGCATCATGTAG
- a CDS encoding chlorophyll a/b-binding protein has protein sequence MQNTTKVTTPVMEDRNAWRWGFTPQAEIWNGRLAMIGFLAAVLIELFSGQGVLHFWGLL, from the coding sequence ATGCAGAACACGACAAAGGTTACGACCCCCGTTATGGAAGACCGCAATGCTTGGCGTTGGGGATTTACTCCACAAGCAGAAATTTGGAATGGTCGTCTAGCAATGATTGGTTTCTTAGCCGCAGTCCTAATTGAACTATTCTCTGGTCAAGGCGTACTACACTTCTGGGGTCTTCTGTAA
- the rpoD gene encoding RNA polymerase sigma factor RpoD, whose product MNPANNVLETIHQPELEETTNQPEGDLDLILEDDEDLVILDSEDTDDFLETQPDEDDAKSGKAAKSRRRAQTKKKHYTEDSIRLYLQEIGRIRLLRADEEIELARKIAELLEMERVRERLLEQLDREPQDSEWAEAVQLSLPTFRYRLHVGRRAKDKMVQSNLRLVVSIAKKYMNRGLSFQDLIQEGSLGLIRAAEKFDHEKGYKFSTYATWWIRQAITRAIADQSRTIRLPVHLYETISRIKKTTKLLSQEMGRKPTEEEIATRMEMTIEKLRFIAKSAQLPISLETPIGKEEDSRLGDFIESDGETPEDQVSKSLLREDLEKVLDSLSARERDVLRLRYGLDDGRMKTLEEIGQIFNVTRERIRQIEAKALRKLLHPNRNSVLKEYIR is encoded by the coding sequence ATGAACCCGGCTAACAACGTACTCGAAACCATTCATCAGCCTGAACTCGAAGAAACAACCAATCAACCCGAAGGCGATTTAGATCTCATACTCGAAGATGACGAGGATTTAGTCATCCTTGACTCGGAGGACACAGATGATTTTCTAGAAACTCAGCCTGATGAGGACGACGCTAAGTCTGGTAAAGCCGCTAAATCTCGTCGGCGGGCGCAAACCAAGAAGAAGCACTACACAGAAGATTCTATTCGCCTTTATTTACAAGAGATTGGACGGATTCGGCTACTACGGGCAGATGAAGAAATTGAGCTTGCGCGGAAAATCGCTGAGTTGTTGGAAATGGAAAGAGTCCGCGAACGACTGTTAGAGCAGTTGGATCGCGAGCCACAAGATAGCGAATGGGCAGAAGCTGTGCAGTTGTCTTTACCAACTTTCCGCTATCGCCTCCATGTAGGACGGCGAGCAAAAGACAAAATGGTACAGTCAAACTTGCGTTTGGTGGTTTCCATCGCTAAGAAATACATGAATCGGGGTCTATCTTTCCAAGACTTGATTCAGGAAGGAAGTTTAGGGCTAATTCGCGCAGCTGAGAAGTTTGACCACGAGAAAGGTTACAAATTCTCGACGTATGCAACATGGTGGATTCGTCAGGCAATTACACGCGCGATCGCCGATCAGTCGCGGACAATTCGCTTGCCCGTTCACCTTTACGAGACAATCTCGCGCATTAAGAAAACTACTAAGTTACTTTCGCAAGAAATGGGTCGCAAGCCTACTGAAGAAGAAATTGCTACCCGCATGGAAATGACGATTGAGAAGCTACGCTTTATCGCTAAATCGGCTCAGCTACCCATTTCCTTAGAAACGCCCATCGGTAAAGAAGAAGATTCCCGATTGGGCGATTTTATTGAGTCTGACGGTGAAACGCCTGAAGATCAAGTTTCCAAAAGCCTTCTACGCGAAGATCTCGAAAAAGTTTTAGATAGTCTTAGCGCTCGCGAAAGAGATGTTTTAAGACTGCGCTACGGATTAGATGATGGACGGATGAAAACGTTAGAAGAAATTGGACAAATTTTCAATGTCACTCGCGAACGCATCCGTCAAATCGAAGCGAAAGCACTGCGCAAGCTGCTCCATCCTAACCGGAATAGCGTGCTGAAGGAGTATATCCGCTAG
- a CDS encoding ABC transporter ATP-binding protein has product MAQVVLENVYKSFPTRHNERVAPVVAQSSPLAPIDAPTLVEKETQEHKQTVSVLRNINLSIADGEFMVLVGPSGCGKSTLLRLIAGLEKISGGNIWVGDRLVNELPPKARDIAMVFQNYALYPHMTVYDNLAFGLRRTMMGQGKSGSNLLENMLVGVTRGLPKNLRYTTARERAVDERVRNVAQLLQIEALLNRLPKQLSGGQKQRVALGRAIARNPQVFLMDEPLSNLDAKLRAETRAQIVKLQRQLGTTTIYVTHDQTEAMTMGDRIAVMNQGQIQQVAPPLELYNRPATRFVAEFIGSPPMNFLPVQFHAPLSITHPQFRCTLPERWANVLQKYDQQTLILGMRPEHFHLSTPAPENLLVQVDLVEALGNDTYLAVSFVKQGIQPSAIATTATNTLQVRIPPDQKVSIGEQLWLSLSRDKLHFFEYESGKAIWAE; this is encoded by the coding sequence GTGGCGCAGGTTGTTCTGGAAAACGTATATAAAAGCTTTCCCACTCGACATAACGAACGAGTTGCTCCGGTAGTCGCGCAGTCATCTCCCCTCGCGCCAATCGATGCGCCAACCTTAGTGGAAAAAGAGACTCAAGAACATAAGCAAACTGTGAGTGTACTGCGCAATATTAACTTGAGCATAGCTGATGGCGAGTTTATGGTCTTAGTAGGGCCTTCTGGTTGTGGTAAAAGTACGCTGCTGCGCTTAATTGCTGGGTTAGAGAAAATTTCTGGCGGAAATATTTGGGTAGGCGATCGCTTGGTGAACGAATTACCTCCCAAAGCTAGAGATATCGCGATGGTGTTTCAAAACTACGCGCTTTATCCTCACATGACCGTTTACGATAACCTCGCATTTGGACTGCGGCGGACAATGATGGGTCAGGGTAAGAGTGGTTCTAACTTGTTAGAAAATATGCTAGTTGGAGTGACGCGGGGATTGCCAAAGAATTTACGTTATACTACAGCACGCGAACGCGCAGTTGACGAACGAGTGCGCAATGTAGCCCAATTACTGCAAATCGAAGCACTGCTCAATCGACTACCAAAACAACTTTCTGGCGGACAAAAGCAACGCGTAGCCTTAGGACGCGCGATTGCCCGCAACCCGCAAGTTTTTTTGATGGATGAACCTCTTTCCAACCTCGATGCCAAACTCCGCGCCGAAACGCGGGCGCAAATTGTCAAGCTACAACGTCAACTGGGGACAACAACCATTTACGTTACCCACGACCAAACCGAAGCAATGACAATGGGCGATCGTATCGCGGTGATGAATCAAGGACAAATTCAGCAAGTTGCGCCCCCCCTGGAACTTTACAATCGTCCTGCAACGCGCTTTGTCGCCGAATTTATTGGTTCACCCCCAATGAATTTTCTTCCAGTCCAATTTCACGCGCCACTGTCAATTACGCACCCGCAGTTTCGCTGCACGCTCCCAGAACGCTGGGCAAATGTCTTGCAAAAATACGACCAGCAAACACTCATTCTCGGTATGCGACCCGAACACTTCCACCTTAGTACGCCTGCACCAGAAAATCTTTTAGTTCAAGTAGATTTAGTTGAGGCGTTGGGTAACGATACGTATCTCGCCGTCAGCTTTGTTAAACAAGGAATACAACCATCTGCGATCGCGACTACTGCGACAAATACTCTACAAGTACGAATTCCACCCGACCAAAAGGTCTCAATTGGCGAGCAACTGTGGCTATCGCTGTCACGAGACAAACTGCATTTCTTTGAATATGAAAGCGGTAAAGCAATTTGGGCTGAGTAG